A single genomic interval of Microbulbifer variabilis harbors:
- a CDS encoding GMC family oxidoreductase, with protein sequence MDKKKTPEKKNHLAGIDRRTFTKRALQMGLAAGAVASGFGSAFSGSSNQFYDVYDYVIVGSGAGGGPLAANLAKAGFSVLVLEAGANDPSDDTHNIPAWHPFASEDRKLSWDFFIKHYADFNQQQLDDKYIPGKGVLYPRASTIGGCTTHHALITVYPHNNDFDRIAQATGDSSWGSSNMRRYFERLERCQYVSRPIFSNPSRHGFDGWLPTNRGNPALLLEDPAILKIVKAALAKYGLEGALEQIISGNLRLDINHWDVASGEEGPFIAPMAADSRSRRKSVREHLLDTQSRYPNLLHIRTNALATRVMFEGKTAIGVEFMEGANLYKADPYHDDAGSIGTMRQVRASREVILSGGAFNSPQLLKLSGVGPSQELFQHGIDQIVDLPGVGENLQDRYEVGIVSEMTEDLALLKDCTWGEQGDPCLNRYRYGWLNKGPYSGNGPVLSLVKRSHPDLPDPDLFIFGAPSDFHGYYPGYSQALRDYKDRFSWIVLKGHTNNTAGRVTLRSANPQDTPEINFHYFDEGSGDYEKDLQAVVEGVKISRDIMSAPIVGQQVARELLPGGDVQTDEQIGQFVKNQAWGHHASCSNKMGPASDPMAVVDSKFRVHGTNNLRVVDASVFPRIPGFFIVVPVYMISEKASDDIIAAATGQIA encoded by the coding sequence ATGGATAAGAAGAAAACGCCGGAGAAAAAAAATCATCTAGCAGGCATTGACCGAAGAACTTTTACCAAGCGCGCCCTTCAAATGGGCTTGGCAGCAGGTGCTGTTGCTTCTGGGTTTGGCTCTGCATTTTCGGGTAGTTCAAATCAGTTTTATGATGTTTATGATTACGTAATTGTTGGTTCTGGTGCGGGAGGGGGTCCATTAGCGGCAAACCTGGCAAAGGCGGGCTTTTCGGTATTGGTGCTTGAGGCGGGGGCCAATGACCCTAGTGATGACACACATAATATTCCCGCTTGGCACCCTTTTGCGTCAGAAGACCGCAAGCTGAGCTGGGATTTCTTTATTAAGCATTACGCGGATTTTAATCAACAACAGCTGGATGATAAGTATATTCCAGGTAAAGGTGTTTTATATCCGCGGGCTAGTACTATAGGGGGCTGTACGACACACCATGCGCTGATTACTGTCTATCCCCACAACAATGACTTTGACCGTATTGCTCAAGCGACAGGAGATAGTTCTTGGGGCAGCAGCAATATGCGGCGATATTTTGAGCGGCTTGAGCGATGCCAATATGTTTCCCGTCCAATTTTTTCGAATCCCTCTCGCCATGGTTTTGATGGATGGCTTCCTACTAACAGAGGTAATCCGGCTTTGCTGTTGGAAGACCCGGCAATATTAAAAATCGTCAAGGCAGCATTGGCGAAATACGGACTGGAGGGAGCCCTTGAACAGATTATTTCTGGAAACCTACGCTTAGATATCAATCACTGGGATGTGGCCTCGGGAGAGGAGGGGCCTTTTATTGCCCCGATGGCTGCAGATAGCAGGAGTCGTCGCAAGAGCGTACGGGAGCACCTTTTGGATACCCAGAGTCGCTATCCAAACCTGTTACATATTCGCACCAATGCGCTGGCAACAAGGGTGATGTTTGAAGGTAAAACGGCTATTGGGGTGGAGTTTATGGAGGGGGCGAACCTCTATAAGGCTGACCCATATCACGATGATGCCGGCTCCATTGGTACTATGCGGCAGGTGAGGGCGAGTAGGGAGGTGATTCTTTCGGGAGGGGCATTCAATAGTCCTCAGCTGCTGAAATTATCCGGAGTGGGTCCTAGCCAAGAGCTTTTTCAGCACGGAATTGATCAGATAGTTGACTTGCCGGGTGTAGGTGAAAACTTGCAGGATCGCTACGAAGTCGGCATTGTTAGTGAGATGACCGAGGATTTGGCCCTTCTCAAGGATTGTACCTGGGGCGAGCAGGGTGATCCCTGTCTGAATCGATATCGCTACGGTTGGCTGAATAAAGGCCCCTACAGTGGCAATGGTCCAGTACTGTCTTTGGTGAAGCGCTCCCACCCCGACCTACCAGATCCTGATTTGTTTATTTTTGGAGCGCCCTCTGATTTCCACGGTTATTACCCCGGTTATTCTCAGGCGCTAAGGGACTACAAAGATCGCTTCTCCTGGATCGTACTTAAAGGTCATACTAATAATACGGCTGGGCGGGTAACTTTGCGCTCTGCCAATCCGCAGGACACCCCAGAGATTAATTTTCACTATTTTGATGAGGGTAGTGGTGATTATGAAAAAGACTTACAGGCGGTAGTCGAGGGTGTAAAAATATCCCGGGATATTATGTCGGCCCCTATCGTTGGCCAGCAGGTAGCCAGGGAGTTATTGCCCGGTGGAGATGTGCAGACCGATGAGCAAATCGGTCAGTTTGTTAAAAATCAGGCATGGGGTCACCACGCTTCCTGTTCCAATAAAATGGGGCCAGCCAGTGATCCAATGGCAGTAGTGGATAGTAAATTTCGGGTACATGGCACCAATAATTTACGAGTGGTGGATGCTTCGGTATTTCCACGTATTCCGGGCTTCTTTATCGTGGTGCCGGTGTATATGATTAGTGAAAAAGCTAGCGATGATATTATTGCGGCGGCAACGGGCCAGATTGCCTGA